A single region of the Salipaludibacillus sp. LMS25 genome encodes:
- the gltX gene encoding glutamate--tRNA ligase codes for MTQQVRVRFAPSPTGHLHIGGARAALFNYLYARNQNGKFIVRIEDTDQARNVEAATEKLMESLKWLGIDWDESVDVGGPFAPYKSMERLDIYSKYVNQLIKEGKAYHCYMTTEELEAEREAQRARGETPKYSGRDRHLTEDEKRAYEAEGRKPVVRFLVPESQEIVVDDDVRGRVTFESDGIGDFVIVRQDGVPTYNFAVVIDDHLMEISHVIRGEEHLSNAPRQVLLYEAFDWEPPKFAHASLILNEDRQKMSKRDESIIQFVEQYRDLGYLPEAIVNFIALLGWSPGGEEELLTKDDLISQFSLDRVIKAPAVFDTQKLAWMNNQYMKGADKDQVVWLALPHLIKAGRLPEMMSEEQKEWAYHLITLHQEKLNCGADIVELTELFFKESITYNEEAKQILSGEQVPEVLTALISKLDDLPDFTTEEIKKAVKAVQKETGHKGKQLFMPIRVAVSGQVHGPDLMQTIELLGRSVVKKRVEAVLHS; via the coding sequence ATGACTCAGCAAGTTCGTGTAAGATTTGCGCCAAGTCCAACTGGACATTTACATATAGGTGGAGCAAGAGCTGCACTTTTTAACTATCTTTATGCAAGAAATCAAAACGGGAAGTTTATTGTCCGTATTGAAGATACTGATCAGGCAAGAAATGTAGAGGCAGCGACAGAAAAATTAATGGAGAGCCTCAAATGGCTCGGTATCGATTGGGACGAAAGTGTTGATGTTGGGGGACCGTTCGCCCCTTATAAAAGCATGGAGCGGCTCGATATTTACTCTAAATACGTCAACCAACTCATAAAAGAAGGAAAAGCTTATCATTGCTACATGACAACAGAAGAGCTAGAAGCAGAAAGAGAAGCACAGCGAGCACGAGGTGAAACGCCTAAATATAGCGGAAGAGACCGTCATTTAACTGAAGATGAAAAAAGAGCTTACGAAGCGGAAGGACGTAAACCAGTGGTGCGCTTTCTTGTGCCTGAATCTCAAGAAATTGTAGTTGATGACGACGTACGTGGGCGTGTTACGTTTGAAAGCGACGGTATTGGCGACTTTGTCATTGTGCGTCAAGATGGTGTACCTACCTATAACTTTGCTGTAGTCATCGATGATCACCTCATGGAAATATCTCATGTAATCCGGGGGGAAGAGCATTTATCTAATGCTCCAAGACAAGTGTTATTATATGAAGCCTTTGATTGGGAACCGCCTAAATTTGCCCATGCGTCATTAATTTTAAATGAAGACAGACAAAAAATGAGTAAACGAGATGAGTCAATTATCCAATTTGTTGAGCAATATCGCGATTTAGGCTATTTACCAGAGGCCATTGTCAACTTTATTGCTCTTCTTGGTTGGTCACCAGGTGGGGAAGAAGAACTTTTAACAAAAGACGACTTAATTAGTCAATTTTCCTTGGACCGGGTAATTAAAGCTCCTGCTGTGTTTGATACACAAAAACTTGCATGGATGAATAATCAATATATGAAGGGTGCTGATAAGGATCAAGTAGTATGGTTAGCCTTGCCTCACCTTATAAAAGCAGGGAGATTACCAGAGATGATGAGCGAAGAACAGAAAGAATGGGCTTATCACCTCATTACGCTTCATCAAGAAAAACTAAACTGTGGAGCAGACATTGTTGAATTAACAGAGTTGTTTTTTAAAGAAAGTATCACGTATAATGAAGAAGCTAAACAAATTCTATCAGGCGAGCAAGTCCCAGAAGTGCTCACTGCGCTTATAAGCAAATTGGATGATCTTCCTGACTTTACGACTGAAGAAATTAAAAAAGCTGTGAAAGCTGTGCAAAAAGAAACAGGGCATAAAGGTAAACAGTTGTTTATGCCTATACGAGTAGCTGTTTCAGGACAGGTGCACGGTCCCGATCTCATGCAAACAATAGAACTGCTTGGGAGATCGGTTGTTAAAAAGCGTGTAGAAGCCGTTTTACATTCATAA
- the cysE gene encoding serine O-acetyltransferase, with protein sequence MFKTLKNDVDVVLEQDPAARNRLEVIINYSGVHAIWCHRFTHWLWNKKWYFIARFLSQVSRFFTGIEIHPGAKIGQRLFIDHGMGVVIGETCEIGDNVTIFQGVTLGGTGKEKGKRHPTIEDHVMVASGAKVLGSMRIGHHSRIGAGSVVLKEVPPNATVVGIPGRIVVQDGIKINDNLDHINLPDPVADKFKALEEELLEVKKELLELRKREPTQMEKRTTQ encoded by the coding sequence TTGTTTAAAACGTTAAAGAATGATGTAGATGTAGTACTTGAGCAAGATCCAGCAGCGAGAAACCGATTGGAAGTTATCATTAACTACTCTGGTGTTCATGCTATCTGGTGTCATCGTTTCACCCATTGGCTATGGAATAAAAAATGGTATTTTATCGCCCGTTTTCTTTCACAAGTGAGTCGATTTTTTACGGGGATAGAAATTCACCCAGGCGCTAAAATTGGGCAAAGGCTATTCATTGACCATGGAATGGGTGTCGTTATAGGAGAGACCTGTGAGATCGGTGATAACGTGACGATTTTCCAAGGAGTCACATTGGGGGGGACTGGGAAAGAGAAAGGAAAACGCCATCCCACAATAGAAGACCATGTCATGGTAGCTTCTGGCGCTAAAGTCCTCGGGTCAATGAGGATTGGTCACCATTCAAGAATTGGGGCAGGCTCTGTCGTCCTTAAAGAAGTCCCGCCTAACGCCACTGTTGTAGGTATCCCTGGAAGAATTGTTGTCCAAGATGGGATAAAAATTAATGATAATTTAGATCATATAAATTTACCTGACCCAGTCGCTGATAAGTTTAAAGCATTAGAGGAAGAGTTACTAGAAGTTAAAAAAGAATTACTAGAGTTAAGAAAGCGTGAGCCAACGCAAATGGAAAAACGTACGACACAATAA
- the cysS gene encoding cysteine--tRNA ligase — MAIKLYNTLTRKKETFQPIEEGKIKMYVCGPTVYNYIHIGNARPAVVFDMVRRYFEYKGYDVQYISNFTDVDDKIIKAAEEMGEDVMAVAERFINAYYEDTGALGVKKADEHPRVTDTMPEIISFIEKLVEKDYAYESEGDVYFRTRKFAGYGKLSHQSIDDLQAGARIQVGEKKEDPLDFVLWKAAKPGEISWESTWGHGRPGWHIECSAMVKKYLGETIDIHAGGQDLSFPHHENEIAQSEALNEKKMANYWIHNGYINIDNEKMSKSLGNFILVHDIIRQFDPEVVRFFIVNAHYRSPINFSDDQLASAKSSLERIKTTYLNISHRLAETAGLGEETERWLNDIIRLHERFIHAMDDDFNSANAVAATFDLVKLANIYLEEKQTNRDVLKAFLKELDDMAYVLGLALKTEPELLDEEVEALIEERITARKNRDFARADDIRDELKAKNIILEDTPQGTRWKRG, encoded by the coding sequence ATGGCAATTAAGCTATATAACACATTGACACGAAAGAAAGAAACCTTTCAACCAATAGAAGAAGGGAAAATAAAGATGTATGTTTGCGGACCGACCGTATACAACTATATTCATATTGGCAATGCGCGACCAGCCGTTGTATTCGATATGGTCAGACGCTATTTTGAGTATAAAGGCTATGACGTTCAGTATATTTCCAATTTTACCGATGTAGACGATAAAATCATTAAAGCAGCTGAAGAAATGGGTGAAGACGTGATGGCGGTGGCTGAACGTTTTATTAACGCCTATTATGAAGATACAGGGGCTTTAGGTGTCAAGAAAGCGGATGAACATCCGAGAGTGACCGATACAATGCCCGAAATTATTAGCTTTATTGAAAAGCTTGTTGAGAAAGACTATGCTTACGAATCGGAAGGTGATGTGTATTTCCGTACGAGGAAATTTGCTGGCTATGGAAAACTCTCACACCAATCGATTGATGATCTTCAGGCAGGAGCGAGAATTCAAGTCGGGGAGAAAAAAGAGGACCCACTTGACTTCGTTTTGTGGAAAGCGGCTAAACCTGGTGAAATATCTTGGGAAAGTACTTGGGGTCACGGGAGGCCTGGTTGGCATATTGAATGCTCAGCTATGGTGAAGAAGTATTTAGGTGAGACGATTGATATTCATGCAGGTGGTCAGGATTTATCTTTTCCACATCATGAGAATGAAATAGCACAATCAGAAGCATTAAACGAGAAGAAAATGGCTAACTATTGGATCCATAATGGGTATATTAACATTGATAATGAAAAAATGTCTAAATCTCTAGGCAATTTCATTCTTGTTCATGACATTATTCGTCAATTTGATCCAGAAGTGGTGAGGTTTTTTATCGTCAATGCCCATTACCGTAGTCCCATTAACTTTAGTGATGATCAGCTAGCCAGTGCTAAAAGCAGTTTGGAGAGAATTAAGACAACATATTTAAATATCTCCCACCGGTTGGCAGAAACAGCTGGCTTAGGTGAAGAAACTGAGCGCTGGCTTAACGACATCATTCGCCTGCATGAACGATTTATCCACGCCATGGATGATGATTTTAATAGCGCTAATGCTGTTGCAGCCACATTTGACCTTGTGAAATTGGCTAATATATATCTTGAAGAAAAGCAGACAAACCGAGATGTTCTAAAAGCCTTCTTGAAAGAGTTAGACGATATGGCTTATGTGCTAGGCCTCGCTTTAAAAACAGAGCCAGAATTGCTTGATGAAGAGGTAGAAGCGTTAATTGAAGAGCGAATAACAGCCAGAAAAAACCGTGACTTCGCTCGTGCTGATGATATTCGCGACGAACTTAAAGCGAAGAATATAATCTTAGAAGACACGCCGCAAGGCACAAGATGGAAGCGAGGCTGA
- a CDS encoding Mini-ribonuclease 3, whose translation MKLNEKIREPEQLNALALAYMGDGVLDMYVRYRLIAQGQVRPNKLHREATRYVSAKAQAFVLSQFMEKEILTKDEVAVVRRGRNAKSGTIPKNTDPATYNLSTAFEALIGFLYLTEQESRMDEIISESFKLIEGKED comes from the coding sequence ATGAAATTGAACGAAAAAATCCGCGAACCTGAACAATTAAACGCTTTGGCACTTGCATATATGGGTGATGGGGTGCTTGATATGTATGTACGCTATCGCTTAATTGCTCAAGGGCAAGTAAGACCGAATAAATTACACCGCGAAGCGACGCGGTATGTCTCAGCTAAAGCGCAAGCGTTCGTACTTTCGCAGTTTATGGAAAAAGAAATACTGACAAAAGATGAGGTAGCGGTCGTACGGCGGGGACGGAATGCCAAATCAGGTACGATTCCCAAAAACACCGACCCTGCTACGTATAACTTAAGTACAGCATTTGAGGCATTAATCGGTTTTTTATATTTAACTGAGCAAGAAAGTAGAATGGATGAGATCATAAGCGAAAGCTTTAAATTGATTGAAGGAAAGGAGGATTAA
- the rlmB gene encoding 23S rRNA (guanosine(2251)-2'-O)-methyltransferase RlmB, which produces MADKHDLIAGKNPVAEAIKGGHAVNKIWVAEGSQKSQMSEIMQLSKKKGIQVQFVPKKKLDQMAVEATHQGVVAQIAPYEYMDLEKILERARAKNESPFLLLLDELEDPHNLGSILRTADATGAHGVIIPKRRSVGLTSTVAKASAGAIEHVPVARVTNLARTMEELKKDGLWFIGTDAKGDADYREVDVDLPLCLVIGSEGRGISRLVKEKCDFLVSIPLAGKVTSLNASVAASLLMYEVTRRRPMETT; this is translated from the coding sequence ATGGCTGACAAGCATGATTTGATTGCTGGTAAAAACCCCGTAGCAGAAGCGATTAAAGGGGGGCATGCCGTTAATAAAATTTGGGTAGCTGAAGGGTCTCAAAAAAGTCAAATGTCAGAAATTATGCAATTGAGTAAGAAGAAAGGGATACAGGTCCAGTTTGTGCCAAAGAAGAAACTGGATCAAATGGCAGTAGAAGCAACACATCAAGGGGTCGTGGCACAAATTGCCCCTTACGAATATATGGATTTAGAAAAGATTCTCGAACGCGCTCGTGCGAAAAATGAATCGCCCTTTCTCTTATTGCTGGATGAGCTTGAAGACCCTCACAACCTTGGCTCAATTTTAAGAACGGCAGATGCTACGGGAGCTCACGGAGTTATTATTCCGAAACGACGCTCTGTTGGGCTTACATCAACTGTAGCAAAAGCATCAGCAGGTGCTATTGAGCATGTCCCTGTAGCTCGAGTGACGAACTTAGCACGTACGATGGAGGAACTCAAGAAAGACGGACTTTGGTTTATCGGCACAGATGCAAAAGGAGATGCGGATTATCGTGAAGTGGATGTGGACTTGCCTCTCTGTCTTGTTATTGGAAGTGAAGGCCGAGGTATAAGCAGGCTAGTCAAAGAAAAATGTGACTTTCTCGTTAGTATCCCATTAGCAGGGAAAGTAACCTCCTTAAATGCTTCAGTTGCTGCAAGCCTTCTCATGTATGAAGTAACGCGGAGACGACCGATGGAGACGACTTAA
- a CDS encoding NYN domain-containing protein, with the protein MRRVLLVDGYNIIGDWPELKALQDSDLEGARDLLIQYMAEYQAYTGIEVTVIFDAHMVSGLGKKIHNHAITIVYTKEKETADERIEKLVNELKRIDTQIYVATSDFVEQRVIFASGAYRKSARELRTEMLQIEKGIEREVLKTKKSKIKTKLPITDEMAEVFEKWRRGKR; encoded by the coding sequence ATGAGACGAGTGTTGTTAGTAGACGGCTACAACATCATTGGAGATTGGCCGGAGTTAAAAGCCCTACAGGACTCTGATTTGGAGGGCGCCCGTGACCTCCTTATTCAGTATATGGCTGAATACCAAGCGTACACAGGGATAGAAGTGACCGTCATTTTCGATGCTCATATGGTTTCTGGGCTAGGGAAAAAAATCCATAACCATGCCATAACTATTGTTTATACGAAAGAAAAAGAAACGGCAGACGAGCGAATAGAAAAGCTCGTAAACGAATTGAAGCGAATTGATACCCAAATATATGTAGCTACATCAGATTTTGTGGAGCAGCGTGTTATTTTTGCAAGCGGCGCATATCGCAAATCAGCGAGAGAACTAAGAACAGAAATGCTACAAATAGAAAAAGGGATTGAAAGAGAAGTATTAAAAACAAAAAAGTCGAAAATAAAGACAAAATTGCCGATTACTGACGAAATGGCAGAAGTTTTTGAAAAATGGCGTCGAGGCAAGAGATGA
- the sigH gene encoding RNA polymerase sporulation sigma factor SigH, with product MALNLIETGLQEKFRQLEDESLVEYVKEGDSAALEYLINKYKNFVRAKARSYFLIGADHEDIVQEGMIGLYKAIRDFKGDKLSSFKAFAELCITRQIITAIKTATRQKHIPLNSYVSLDKPIYDEESDRTLLDVICGSKLSDPEELLINQEEFDDIEDKMGEILSDLERKVLTHYLDGRSYQEISADLNRHVKSIDNALQRVKRKLERYVELKGVKL from the coding sequence GTGGCTTTAAACCTCATAGAAACAGGACTGCAGGAAAAGTTTCGCCAACTGGAAGATGAAAGTTTAGTAGAGTATGTAAAGGAAGGGGACAGTGCGGCACTAGAGTACTTAATTAATAAGTACAAAAATTTTGTACGTGCAAAAGCCCGTTCCTATTTTTTAATCGGAGCTGATCACGAAGATATCGTGCAAGAAGGCATGATTGGGCTTTACAAGGCGATTCGTGACTTTAAAGGAGACAAGCTCTCTTCTTTTAAAGCATTTGCTGAGCTCTGTATTACACGGCAAATTATAACTGCCATTAAAACAGCAACCCGTCAAAAGCATATTCCGTTAAATTCATATGTATCCTTAGACAAGCCTATTTACGATGAAGAGTCAGATCGGACATTATTAGATGTTATTTGCGGTTCGAAACTAAGTGACCCAGAAGAATTACTTATTAATCAAGAAGAGTTTGATGACATTGAAGACAAAATGGGAGAGATTCTGAGTGACCTAGAACGGAAAGTTCTTACACACTACTTGGATGGACGTAGCTACCAGGAAATCTCTGCTGACTTGAACCGTCATGTAAAATCAATTGACAATGCTCTTCAACGGGTCAAAAGAAAGCTTGAGCGGTATGTGGAGCTCAAAGGAGTGAAACTTTAG
- the rpmG gene encoding 50S ribosomal protein L33: protein MSQKVTLACQYCQSRNYVTSKTDQDRAERLQIKKYCKICGKHTSHFETK from the coding sequence ATGTCGCAGAAAGTCACACTTGCCTGCCAATACTGTCAGTCGAGAAATTATGTCACGTCAAAAACAGATCAAGACCGTGCAGAACGGCTTCAAATAAAGAAGTACTGTAAAATTTGCGGAAAGCATACATCACATTTCGAAACAAAGTAA